The sequence GTGCAGATGTTGGACGTGGCCTTCGAACGCCGGATGTGCTGTTCGCGCGCCTGGAGCGTCAGCGTGAATCCGGGCTTGCCATCGAGATCGACCGTGCGCCCGACGATGCGCCCGGGCATCTGCCGGACGTGGTCGAGCTTCGTGCACATGAAGCCGTAATACGGACCACCGGACGACAGCGGCACACCGAGCGGCTGACCCTCGCCGACGGCGATGTCGGCACCGGTCTCGCCCCAGTGGCCCGGCGCCTCGATCAGCGCCATGGCAACGGGATTGACGGCGGCTATCGCGAGCCAGCCGTTGGCATGCGCGAGATCGGTCAGCGCGTCGACCTCTTCAAGCATGCCGAAGACGTTCGGCTGCGGAACCACGAGTGCCGCGAAGTCCTGCCCGGCGTACGCGGACACGGTTGCCGGGTCGACGCGGCCAGTGCTGCGGTCGTAGTCCAGCTCGACGAGTTCGATGTCCTGGTTGTGCACGATCGAATGCACGGCGCGCCGCCACAACGGGTGCACGGTGCGCGGCATCAGTACGCGACGGGATTTCGACTTGCGGTTGGCGCGCACTGCCATCAGCACGGCCTCGGCCAGCGCCGACGCACCGTCGTAGAGCGACGCGTTCGCGGCCTGCAGCGCTGTGAGCTGCGTCATCATCGACTGGAATTCGTAGATGACCTGCAGCGTGCCCTGGCTGGCCTCGGCCTGATACGGCGTGTAGGCACTGTAGAACTCGCCGCGCGTGGCGATCTGCCAGACCGCTGCGGGGATGTGGTGTTCGTAGGCGCCGGCACCGAGAAACAGCATCGGCTGGCCGTCACGGCGCGCGCGCGACTGCATCTCGCGCATGATTTCCATTTCCGTGGCCGCCGGTGGCACGGCGTCCAGCGGCCCGCAGCGCAGCTCACGTGGAATCTCGTCGAACAGATCGTCGATCGAGGCGGCGCCGACGGTATCGAGCATCGCCCGGACTTCGGCTTCGGTATGCGGAATGAATGGCATGCAGCGAACTCCGTGGGTCGCAGTGCTGACAGCTTGGAGAAGAACTCTGCGGGAAGACGCGATCGCGCCGTCCCGGCAGAACCTCGACGGCTGGCTAGTGCGAGTCGGCTTCGGCGACCTCGCCGTAGGCCTCGGCATCGAGCAGATCGTTGACCGCATCGGCGTCCGCGACGCGGATGCGAAACAGCCAGCCGTCGCCGTATGGATCCTGGTTCACCGTCTCCGGCGCATCGTTCAGGGTTTCGTTGACGGCGACGATCTCACCGGTCAGCGGGCAATACACATCCGAGGCCGCCTTTACGGACTCGACCACCGCGCACTCGGCACCGGCGGCGAAATCGGCGCCGACCTCGGGCAGTTCCACATACACGAGATCACCGAGCGCGGCCTGCGCATGGTCGGTGACGCCGACGGTGATGGTGCCGTCGTCTTCGACACGCAGCCATTCATGCGATTCGGTGTAGCGCAGATCGTTGGGAATATCACTCATGGTTCACACGCCTCGACAGATATCAGGGAAGCTCTGATCAATCCGTCCCGGATTGCCAGCGCAACGAAACCAAACAAGAGACTACAGTTCAATGCGGGCTTTGCCGTTGCGCACGAACGGCGGACGCACGACGCGCACTGGAAGGCGTTTGCCGCGCAGGTCCACCTGCAGGGCAGCGTTGTCCGCATCGGCGTCGATGCGCGCCATCGCGATGGATCGCTCCAGTGTCGGCGAAAAACCGCCGGAGGTGATCTCGCCGACTTCCTGATCGCCGACGAACAGCTTCAGGTGATTGCGCAGCACGCCACGCCCCTCGAGCACCAGCCCGACGAACCGGTGCGGGCTGCCGGCGGCCTTCTGTGCGGCGAGCCTGGCGCGGCCGACAAAATCGCGGTCTTCCGGTTCCCAGGCCACCGTCCAGCCGAGGCCGGATTGCAGCGGCGTATAACGCTCGTCCATGTCGGTGCCATAGAGATTCATGCCGGCCTCCAGGCGCAGCGTGTCGCGCGCGCCAAGCCCGCAGGGTGCGACGCCGGCCTTGGCGAGATGCCCCCAGAACACCGGAGCCTCGGCGGCCGGCAGGATGATTTCGTAACCGTCCTCGCCGGTATAGCCGGTACGTGCGACGAAGCGGTCGCCCAGGGCCACGGCCGTGAACGGCTTGAGCGAGTCGGCAATGACCGCCGCGCGGTCGCCGAGCGCCGCGGTGGCCTTTTCACGCGCGTTCGGGCCCTGTACGGCGACCATCGCCAGATCCGGACGCTCCTTGATCTCGACGTCGTAGCCGTCGGTCTGCTGCTGCAACCAGGCGAGGTCCTTGTCGCGCGTCGCGGCATTCACGACCGTGCGAAAGAACCGGTCCTCGACGTGATAGGTGATCAGATCGTCGATCACGCCGGCGTTCTCGTCGAGCATGCACGAGTACAGCGCCTTGCCCTTGGGCAGCTTGGCCACATCGTTGGCGAGCAGGCGGCGCAGGTAGCTCGCGACGCCCTGCCCGCGCATGTCGACGACAGTCATGTGCGAGACGTCGAACATGCCGGCATCGCGCCGCACGGCGTGGTGTTCCTCGAGCTGGGAGCCGTAGTGCAGCGGCATGTCCCAGCCGCCGAAGTCGACCATGCGCGCCCCGGCGGCGACATGCGTGTCGTGGAGTGGCGTCTTTTTGCCCATCAGCGTCGTTCTCGGTGGCGAAATCGGTTTCCCGCGCCGGCCCCAGGGCCAGCACGAAAAAGGGGCGGCGTGGACGCACCCGTGCGGGGATGCACCCACGCCGCCCCTCTGTCCTGGACCTGAGAGTGTACCGGCCGCAACGCGGCCGCCCCCTTCGGTGGGCCGCGCAATGACGGCCGCTCTCCAGAGCCGGATGATTCCCCCGAGGTCCGGTGGCCTGAGCGATTCCGGGCGGACGTTGCGCCTTCGGCGCCCCGCGCGCGGCGGGGACTCTCCCAGGGGGGACGGTATCCGGACGGGCGATGATACCGGCCCGGCCCGGGCGTCGCCACCAGCAACCGGGCCATTGCAGACGGCACCGCTCCGCCAGTCGCGCTACGCTTCCCCGCCAGGCAGGACGCACGGCGGCAGTATGAATCTGAAAGACGCATTTCGGGCCTTGGCGGCGCTGACGGTGTTCGTGCTATGCGTCACGCCGGCGCCCGCGTTCGCGGGCACGATCTATAAATGGACCGATGACCAGGGCAAGGTCCATTTCGGCGACCGGCCACCGGCGCGGGAGACGGCCGAGCCGGTGAAACTGCGACCGATCAACACCTACACGGCACCGCCCATCGTCGAGACCGCGCCGATCGACCCGGGGCTGGCGAATCTCGCCGCCGGGGAGCTGCTACTGTTCAGCGCGCCCTGGTGCGGCCACTGCCAGACGGCCAAGCGCTACCTGCGCGAACACGGCATTGCGTACACGGAACTCGATGTCGAGGCATCCGCCGACGCACGCCGGCGCTTCGAACGGCTCGGCGGCCGCGGCCTGCCCCTGTTCGTCCACGGCCAGCGCCGACTGACCGGCTTTTCGCCGGAGAGCTTCGAGCGATTCTGGAGCCCGAGGTCCAACTGAGCGGGACCCGCACGAGCCAACGGCGGACACGCGGAGCACCCCGTACTCGAAAATCTGTAGTGGCTTGCTACGGATTGTGTAGTGCGCTGCTACGGGTTTGTGAGTATTGGCGCCGACGCGACCGGCCTAGGCTGTTCCTCAACGCGATCACAACCGCGATCGCACTCACCCGAACACGAGGAGACCGCCATGCAGACCCTGACCGCCGTCCAATCCGACCTGCTGAAACTCGAGACCCACCCGGGAGCGAGCTGCAAGACCGACAGCAACTCCATCCTGATGCTGGAATACAAGAGCGTGGCCTGGTGGTACTGGGTTGCGTCGACCACGACCCTCTGGCTGACCGTGCTGAACGTCTACCCGGCGTTTCCGATCACGCTCGCCATCGCCGTCGCCCAGTTGCTGCACTTTCTGGTTCGCGATCGCGGCCGCGCCAGCATGACGGTTCAGATTCGCACCGGCTACCTCATGGTGCTGCTGATGACCGTTCCGGATTTCATGAGCTGGTTTCTCTGGGTTCCTGCGATCGGCACGCTCGGGCGCGTACTGTTCAGCTACTGCATCATGGCCAGAATGCTGGTGCTGCTGCCGTTCAACCGCCGCGAGCCGTTGAGCATGCCATTTGTGCAAAAGGCCTTTTTCACGCCGCCGCGCAAGGCCACGCCGATCCACTCGATTCCGCTGGCGATGTAAGCCCCGTCCAAACGGCGGCACCCAGGGCCGGCATCGCCGGCCCTGCGTTCATGGGCGGAAACAACTCACGCAGTCGTGACGGCCGGCAGCCGCAATGACAGCAGCAAGGTGACGAGGACAAACGCCGCGGACACCCACAGGCAGCCCACCATGCCGAACTGCTGGTAGACCCAGCCCGACAGCACGGTGCCGGCGAGCCGACCCCCGGCGTTCGCCATGTAATAGAACCCGACGTTCATGGACACGCCGTGGCGGTCTGAATACGCCAGGATCAGATACGAGTGCAGGGCCGAGTTGATCGCAAACACCACACCGAACGCAGCGAGCCCACTGATCATCACAGTAGCCGGATCGGCCCTGGTCCCGAGCGCGGCCGCCATCGCGACCGGCACGAGAATCAGGGCCAGCGCCCAGACTCGCGCCGCAGCCCCGCCGGGTTGGCGTCCGCCGCGACGCAGCAGCGTCGGCGCCAGCGCCTGCACGACGCCGTAGCCGATCACCCAGGACGCGAGAAACGCACCCACGCCCGTGAAACTCCAGCCCAGCACGGCCGACAGGAACACCGGCAGGGCGACCACGAACCAGACATCGCGCGCGCCGAACAGGAAAAACCGCGCGGCACTGAGTTGGTTGATCGCCGCCGATTTTGAAAACAGCTCGCGGAACTTCGGCTTGCCGGACATCCGCCCGAGATCGCCAGGCAACATCCAGCTGGTGGCGACGAGCGCGACGGCCACCAGCGCAGCCAGCGCAATCACTGCGCCGCGAAATCCGATCGCCGCGAGCAGCGCGCCGCCGACGAAGAAGCCCACGCCCTTGAGCGCATTCTTCGAGCCGGTCAGCACCGCGACCCAGCGCAGCAGCGGCGAGTCGCCGCCGGCCGGCGCCATGAGTTTGACGCTCGCCTTGGCGCTCATCTTGTTGAGGTCCTTGGCGATGCCCGACAACGCCTGGGCCGCCATCACGTAGGGCACCGTGAGCCACGCGGCCGGCACGACCAGCATCCCGAGTGCGACGACCTGTAAGGCCATGCCCAGATGCATGGTGCGGTTCAGCCCGATGCGCGCGCCCAGCCAGCCGCCGACGAGGTTCGTGACCACGCCGAAGAACTCGTAGAACAGGAACAGCATCGCCACTTCGAACGGCGAGTAGCCGAGGCGATGGAAATGCAGCACGACGAGCATGCGCAGCGCGCCGTCGGTGACCGTGAACGCCCAGTAGCCGCCGGTGACGACGGCATAGGACCGCGCGGCGCCGTTCATGTCATCTGCCGGGCCACCAGGCGCGCGAGTTCAGCAAGGCGGTTGGCATATCCCCACTCGTTGTCGTACCAGGCCAGGACCTTCACCTGGGTGGAATCTATGACCATGGTCGACAGCGCGTCAATGACCGACGAGCGCGGATCGTCACGATAGTCCACCGACACCAGTGGACGCTCCTCGTAACCGAGGATGCCGGCGAGCTCACCTTCGGCAGCCGTCTTCAGGTACCCGTTGACCACCTCGGGCGTGGTCGGCCGCGCGCTCTCGAACACGAAATCGGTCAGGGATGCGTTGAGCAGCGGCACCCGCACGGCGAGCCCGTTCAGCTTGCCTGCGAGTTCCGGAAAGATGTCGACGATGGCCTTGGCGGAACCGGTTGTCGTCGGAATCAGCGATTCGCCACAGGCGCGCGCGCGGCGCAGGTCACGATGCCCGATATCGACGATGCGCTGGGTATTGGTGATGTTGTGGATCGTCGTCATCGCACCATGCACGATGCCGAGCCGCTCGTGCATGACCTTGACGACCGGCGCCAGACAGTTCGTGGTGCACGATGCAGCCGTGACGATGTCATCGCGCCGCTCGTCGTAACGGTCGTGGTTGACGCCCATCACGATGTTCAGCGCGCCCTTCACGGGCGCCGCGACCACGACCTTGCGCACGCCCTGGTCGAAATACGGCGCCAGCGACTCGACGCTGCGGAACGCCCCGGAGGCCTCGATCACGAGTTCCACACCGGCATCGGCCCAGCGCACCTCGGCGGGGGTGCGCAGTCGACTGTAGCTGAGCGTTCGACCGTCGACGACCATGGCGTCACCCGTCGCAGTGGTTTCACGCGCCCAGCGGCCGTGAATGGAGTCGAACTTCAGCAGGTGGGCGCTGCCAGCGGCATCACAGGACGGTTCGTTGACATGAACGAACTCCAGCTCCGGCGTGTCCCAGGCCGCGCGCAGGGCGAGCCGCCCCATGCGCCCAAAGCCGTTGATCGCGGTTCGCACAGGCATGAACGACCTCTTGGTTAGGGCCTGTTTACACTACGCGTGACGCAGCGTTGCTGCCCCAAAATGTGTCAGGCAAGGCGCGAGGAGAGAAGTTTAGTGAGTCTAAATGAACGACGAGCGACGCCGCATGACGCATTTTGGGGCGCGACCCGAAGGGACGGGGCCGTTTTTCCGCCCAACGGTGTTGCTGCTCGCTTATGTACGTCAAGTACACCGCGCTCACAGCGCCTTGTTGGCCAAAAAAACGGCCGCCGTCGCTGCGCCACGCGTAGTGTGAACAGGCCCTAGTCAGATGTAGAGTAGTGAATGTCGCGCTCGGCCAGCCAGTTGCCGAAGCGCGTGTGCTTTTCGTCCAGTGAACAGGTGGGCGGCAGGGTGTCGAGATACGCGCCGTAGTCGATTCGCAGTCTGAGCCGCTCGTCGTCGCTGAGCTGTGACCATTCGCGCGCGGTTGCCGCGTCCGCCTCGCTCATCGGCCGGCATTTGCCGGGCTGCGATGTCGCACGTCCTCGCCGCGGCCGAGATAGATGACCTGCTGGGCGACGTTTTTCGAATAGTCGCCGATGCGTTCGAGCGCCTTGGTCACCAGCAACACGTCGATCACCAGACCGATCGAACGCACGTCCTCGAGCATGAAGGTCGCAAGCCGGCGCAGCGAGGCGTCGAACTGCTCTTCGAGCGCATGCTGCTCGACCAGCACCGCAGCGGCCTTGTCGGCGTCGAGCTTGTCGAACACCTCGAGCGATCCACGCAGCATGGTGGAGACCATCGCACCCATGCGCTTGGTGTCGTAGAGCAGCGAAGCGCTTGGTTCAGCGCCGTTCTTGCCTTCTACGATGTGGACGACGACTTCGCCGATGCGCTTGCACTCGTCACCGATGCGTTCGAGGTCGGATGCGGCCTTGGAGATGGCCAGCACCACGCGCAGATCGTGTGCGAGCGGCGCGCGGCGCGCGAGAAGCTTGGCGATCTCCTCGTCCACGGAACGTTCGAGCGCGTTGATCTGCGCGTCGTCGACCATCGCCGAGCGCGCCTCTTCGGCGTTGAGGTGTTCCATGGCGCCGATCACGCGACCGACGAGATGCAGCGTGAAGCCGCCCATCTCCAGGAACCATTCGAACAGCCGCGACAGCTCGCTGTCGTAGCGGGCAACGGTGTGCCCTTCAAGTTTCGGATGCATACCGCCTCCGCGGTACGTTCGATCGCCTAGCCGAACCGGCCGGTGATGTAGTCTTCCGTCAGGCGATGGCGCGGGTTCGTGAAGATCTGGTCGGTCGTGCCAACCTCGATCAGGTCGCCGAGATGGAAATACGCCGTACGCTGCGATACGCGCGCGGCCTGCTGCATGGAGTGCGTGACGATCACGATCGAGAAGTTCTCACGCAGTTCGTCGATCAGTTCCTCGATGCGCGCAGTCGCGATCGGATCGAGCGCCGAACACGGCTCGTCCATCAGGATGACCTCGGGGCGCACGGCAATCGTGCGCGCGATGCACAGACGCTGCTGCTGGCCGCCGGACAGGCCCGTGCCCGGGTGATTCAGGCGATCCTTGACCTCGTCCCAGAGCCCGGCGCGCTGCAGGCTCTGCTCGACGATCTCGTCGAGTTCCGCCTTGCTGTCGGACAGGCCGTGAATGCGTGGTCCGTAGGCGACATTCTCGTAGATCGATTTCGGGAACGGGTTCGGCTTCTGGAACACCATGCCGACCTGGGCACGCAGGGTGACGACATCCACTTCCCTGGTGTGAATGTCCATGCCGTCGAGCTTGATGTCGCCCTCGACCCGCGCGCTGGCCACCGTGTCGTTCATGCGGTTCAGGCAGCGCAGGAAGGTCGACTTGCCGCAGCCGGACGGGCCGATCATCGCCAGCACCTCGTGCTGACCGATGTCGATCGACACGTCCTTGATCGCATGCTTGTCGCCGTAATAGACCTGCACGTTGCGGCAGGTCATGCGCGGATGCGGCACGGTCACCGTGCCGACCGTCTTGCGGCTCTCGCGATCGACCACGGCATGGCCGCGCACCTCGATCGGGTCGTCGACCTCGCTCGCGGTCCGCGCGTCATCAAGCACTTCGTCTGTCATCGTAGTCATGGGCAATTTCCGCCAAGGAATGCAGCGGCCGGGTCTACCAGCGGCGCTCGAAACGTTTGCGCAGCATCACGGCCGCAGCGTTCATCAGGATCAGGAATCCGAGCAGCACCATGATGGCGGCCGAGGTGCGCTCGACGAACGCGCGCTCGGGGCTGTCGGACCAGAGGTATATCTGCACGGGCAGCGCCGTCGCCGGATCGAACACGCCGCCGGGGATATCGACGACGAACGCGATCATGCCGATCATGAGCAGCGGCGCGCTCTCGCCGAGCGCCTGCGCCATGCCGATGATCGTGCCGGTCAGCATGCCGGGCAAGGCCAGCGGCAGAACGTGATGAAAGATCGCCTGCACCTTGGATGCGCCGACGCCCAGCGCAGCCTCGCGGATCGACGGCGGCACGGCCTTCAGCGCCGCACGGCTCGCGATGATGATCGTCGGCAGGGTCATGAGCGTCAGCACCAAGCCGCCGACGATCGGTGCGGAACGCGGCAGGCCGAAGAAGTTGATGAACACGGCAAGGCCGAGCAGACCGAACACGATCGACGGCACGGCCGCGAGGTTGTTGATGTTGACCTCGATGAAGTCGGTGAACCGGTTCTGCGGCGCGAACTCCTCAAGGTAGATCGCCGCGGCAACGCCGATCGGGAACGATAGCACCAGCGTGACCAGCAGCATCAGGATCGAACCCGTCAGCGCGCCACGAATGCCGGACAGCTCCGGTTCGCGCGAATCGCCCGCGTTGAAGAACGTGGTGTTGAACCGCTTGTCGATGCGGCCGTCGGCGACGAGCTTGTCGAACCAGGCGATCTGCTGATCGTTCAGCCGCCGGTCGCCCTCGGCGACATTGCGATCGATGTAGCCCTTGGCAAGCATGTCGAAGTCATCATCGACCGGCA comes from Chromatiales bacterium and encodes:
- the gcvPA gene encoding aminomethyl-transferring glycine dehydrogenase subunit GcvPA; protein product: MPFIPHTEAEVRAMLDTVGAASIDDLFDEIPRELRCGPLDAVPPAATEMEIMREMQSRARRDGQPMLFLGAGAYEHHIPAAVWQIATRGEFYSAYTPYQAEASQGTLQVIYEFQSMMTQLTALQAANASLYDGASALAEAVLMAVRANRKSKSRRVLMPRTVHPLWRRAVHSIVHNQDIELVELDYDRSTGRVDPATVSAYAGQDFAALVVPQPNVFGMLEEVDALTDLAHANGWLAIAAVNPVAMALIEAPGHWGETGADIAVGEGQPLGVPLSSGGPYYGFMCTKLDHVRQMPGRIVGRTVDLDGKPGFTLTLQAREQHIRRSKATSNICTNQGLAVTASTIHMSLLGAEGLRRVAAVSHANAAALVERLTSIDGVESVFDGPSFHERVLRLPVEVDSALRALAADNVIGGFALGADYPELADCVLVCATETRTPADIEHYGELLGRIVSR
- the gcvH gene encoding glycine cleavage system protein GcvH; amino-acid sequence: MSDIPNDLRYTESHEWLRVEDDGTITVGVTDHAQAALGDLVYVELPEVGADFAAGAECAVVESVKAASDVYCPLTGEIVAVNETLNDAPETVNQDPYGDGWLFRIRVADADAVNDLLDAEAYGEVAEADSH
- the gcvT gene encoding glycine cleavage system aminomethyltransferase GcvT translates to MGKKTPLHDTHVAAGARMVDFGGWDMPLHYGSQLEEHHAVRRDAGMFDVSHMTVVDMRGQGVASYLRRLLANDVAKLPKGKALYSCMLDENAGVIDDLITYHVEDRFFRTVVNAATRDKDLAWLQQQTDGYDVEIKERPDLAMVAVQGPNAREKATAALGDRAAVIADSLKPFTAVALGDRFVARTGYTGEDGYEIILPAAEAPVFWGHLAKAGVAPCGLGARDTLRLEAGMNLYGTDMDERYTPLQSGLGWTVAWEPEDRDFVGRARLAAQKAAGSPHRFVGLVLEGRGVLRNHLKLFVGDQEVGEITSGGFSPTLERSIAMARIDADADNAALQVDLRGKRLPVRVVRPPFVRNGKARIEL
- a CDS encoding DUF4124 domain-containing protein; protein product: MNLKDAFRALAALTVFVLCVTPAPAFAGTIYKWTDDQGKVHFGDRPPARETAEPVKLRPINTYTAPPIVETAPIDPGLANLAAGELLLFSAPWCGHCQTAKRYLREHGIAYTELDVEASADARRRFERLGGRGLPLFVHGQRRLTGFSPESFERFWSPRSN
- the arsJ gene encoding organoarsenical effux MFS transporter ArsJ, whose translation is MNGAARSYAVVTGGYWAFTVTDGALRMLVVLHFHRLGYSPFEVAMLFLFYEFFGVVTNLVGGWLGARIGLNRTMHLGMALQVVALGMLVVPAAWLTVPYVMAAQALSGIAKDLNKMSAKASVKLMAPAGGDSPLLRWVAVLTGSKNALKGVGFFVGGALLAAIGFRGAVIALAALVAVALVATSWMLPGDLGRMSGKPKFRELFSKSAAINQLSAARFFLFGARDVWFVVALPVFLSAVLGWSFTGVGAFLASWVIGYGVVQALAPTLLRRGGRQPGGAAARVWALALILVPVAMAAALGTRADPATVMISGLAAFGVVFAINSALHSYLILAYSDRHGVSMNVGFYYMANAGGRLAGTVLSGWVYQQFGMVGCLWVSAAFVLVTLLLSLRLPAVTTA
- a CDS encoding ArsJ-associated glyceraldehyde-3-phosphate dehydrogenase, giving the protein MPVRTAINGFGRMGRLALRAAWDTPELEFVHVNEPSCDAAGSAHLLKFDSIHGRWARETTATGDAMVVDGRTLSYSRLRTPAEVRWADAGVELVIEASGAFRSVESLAPYFDQGVRKVVVAAPVKGALNIVMGVNHDRYDERRDDIVTAASCTTNCLAPVVKVMHERLGIVHGAMTTIHNITNTQRIVDIGHRDLRRARACGESLIPTTTGSAKAIVDIFPELAGKLNGLAVRVPLLNASLTDFVFESARPTTPEVVNGYLKTAAEGELAGILGYEERPLVSVDYRDDPRSSVIDALSTMVIDSTQVKVLAWYDNEWGYANRLAELARLVARQMT
- the phoU gene encoding phosphate signaling complex protein PhoU, yielding MHPKLEGHTVARYDSELSRLFEWFLEMGGFTLHLVGRVIGAMEHLNAEEARSAMVDDAQINALERSVDEEIAKLLARRAPLAHDLRVVLAISKAASDLERIGDECKRIGEVVVHIVEGKNGAEPSASLLYDTKRMGAMVSTMLRGSLEVFDKLDADKAAAVLVEQHALEEQFDASLRRLATFMLEDVRSIGLVIDVLLVTKALERIGDYSKNVAQQVIYLGRGEDVRHRSPANAGR
- a CDS encoding phosphate ABC transporter ATP-binding protein; the encoded protein is MTDEVLDDARTASEVDDPIEVRGHAVVDRESRKTVGTVTVPHPRMTCRNVQVYYGDKHAIKDVSIDIGQHEVLAMIGPSGCGKSTFLRCLNRMNDTVASARVEGDIKLDGMDIHTREVDVVTLRAQVGMVFQKPNPFPKSIYENVAYGPRIHGLSDSKAELDEIVEQSLQRAGLWDEVKDRLNHPGTGLSGGQQQRLCIARTIAVRPEVILMDEPCSALDPIATARIEELIDELRENFSIVIVTHSMQQAARVSQRTAYFHLGDLIEVGTTDQIFTNPRHRLTEDYITGRFG
- the pstA gene encoding phosphate ABC transporter permease PstA, encoding MSNSEKAPAIERVKAGLRRRYAAERRFRLYGQFAVLFALAVLSLLFVSIFSNGYQAFVQTHLRLDITVDEAKIDRDNLRRSDFGGMVKDAVRDLFPEVTSRRDRRQLASLASPGAEFMLGDLVRADPSLVGTTQTLWVPVDDDFDMLAKGYIDRNVAEGDRRLNDQQIAWFDKLVADGRIDKRFNTTFFNAGDSREPELSGIRGALTGSILMLLVTLVLSFPIGVAAAIYLEEFAPQNRFTDFIEVNINNLAAVPSIVFGLLGLAVFINFFGLPRSAPIVGGLVLTLMTLPTIIIASRAALKAVPPSIREAALGVGASKVQAIFHHVLPLALPGMLTGTIIGMAQALGESAPLLMIGMIAFVVDIPGGVFDPATALPVQIYLWSDSPERAFVERTSAAIMVLLGFLILMNAAAVMLRKRFERRW